The following coding sequences lie in one Lolium perenne isolate Kyuss_39 chromosome 2, Kyuss_2.0, whole genome shotgun sequence genomic window:
- the LOC139835782 gene encoding NDR1/HIN1-like protein 13, with translation MTGQSCNERPRCRDLLIVLLGAVLLAVMCGGLYFLVEKSGWAAYPHNQPPQYSISITGVAGLDVDDVAGDRHPTLSPLFNLTLRISNTREECQACVPELSTASLSYGDAFLGKGSVGAFCAEAKGEREGRARVWGQDVALPRFLRDQLAGELQRGDAAVDVVLKMPSGCNMVSCFDTVLVCKAKIRGGPPCLMSVSVAQSQH, from the coding sequence ATGACGGGACAAAGCTGCAACGAAAGACCAAGGTGCCGCGACCTACTGATCGTGCTCCTCGGCGCGGTGCTCCTCGCGGTCATGTGTGGTGGCCTATATTTTCTGGTGGAAAAGTCCGGCTGGGCAGCATATCCTCACAACCAACCCCCCCAGTACTCGATCTCCATCACGGGCGTCGCCGGGCTAGACGTGGACGACGTCGCGGGTGACCGCCACCCGACGTTATCCCCGTTGTTCAACCTCACCCTCCGCATCAGCAACACCAGGGAGGAGTGTCAGGCGTGCGTCCCGGAGCTCTCGACGGCGTCACTGTCCTACGGGGACGCATTCCTCGGCAAGGGCTCCGTGGGGGCGTTCTGCGCCGAGGCAAAGGGGGAGCGCGAGGGTCGGGCCAGGGTGTGGGGGCAGGACGTAGCGCTGCCGCGCTTCCTCCGGGACCAGCTGGCCGGCGAGCTTCAACGAGGTGACGCGGCGGTGGACGTGGTGCTGAAGATGCCGTCGGGGTGCAACATGGTGTCCTGCTTCGATACGGTGCTCGTCTGCAAGGCCAAGATTCGAGGGGGTCCTCCCTGCTTGATGTCGGTTAGTGTTGCCCAAAGTCAACACTGA
- the LOC127335534 gene encoding E3 ubiquitin-protein ligase WAV3, whose amino-acid sequence MESAWRKAKRALALRLCVHAPAVAGDDDGGAANSERRHGSSSSSFAGGCRSESAVSVAGSAKDDPAAAAALRRSKSGSRSSSKRKCAICFDSMRSGHGQALFTAECSHKFHFHCIASNVKHGNHVCPVCRAKWKEIPLNRSLSLNVPQGRVGINQAQLPQQDAYVALLHQVPNRQRGARRLHTSEPTDFNDDEPLQQAEAFDNLNFRSTKTAEISTYPEFSSIPQSSSQDGFSVLIHLKAPSASSVQVTGSLVNESSVRPPNRRAPVDLVTVIDVSGSMAGTKLALLKRAMGFVVQHLGPSDRLSVIAFSSAARRLFHLQRMTHHGRQQALQAINSLGAGGGTNIADGLKKATKVIEDRSYKNSVCSIILLSDGQDTYSVSSNVRGGSADYGSLVPPSILNDARRMLPIHAFGFGADHDSDSLHSIAEASGGTFSFIEDEGVMQDAFAQCIGGLLSVVVQEMRLNMECVHPGVQLCSIKSGSYPSKVTRDGRSCSVDIGHLYADEERDILLSVNIPQCHEETSLLKVACSYKDLVTNETIKFQGDEVKINRTTSTISEAVSIEVDRERNRIQAAESIESARSAAERGALSEAVTILEDCRRRLSESFASQSGDRLSMALDAELREMQERMASRQLYEASGRAYMLSGLSSHSWQRATTRGDSTDSSTVVHSYQTPSMVEMLQHSQSYIPLPQGQRPQVRPARSSGR is encoded by the exons ATGGAGAGCGCGTGGAGGAAGGCCAAGAGGGCGCTGGCCCTCCGCCTCTGCGTGCACGCCCCCGCggtggccggcgacgacgacggcggcgccgCCAACAGCGAGCGCCGGCAcgggtcctcgtcgtcgtcgttcgCGGGCGGCTGTCGGAGCGAGTCGGCCGTTTCGGTGGCGGGGTCGGCCAAGGACgacccggcggcggcggccgcgctGCGGAGGTCCAAGTCCGGGAGCAGGTCCTCCTCCAAG AGGAAATGTGCAATATGCTTTGACTCTATGAGATCTGGCCATGGTCAAGCCTTGTTCACTGCTGAATGCTCTCACAAGTTCCATTTTCACTGTATCGCATCTAATGTGAAACATGGGAATCATGTCTGTCCAGTCTGTCGGGCAAAGTGGAAAGAGATACCCTTGAATCGGTCACTTTCTTTGAACGTTCCTCAAGGAAGAGTTGGAATTAATCAAGCCCAATTGCCCCAGCAAGATGCCTATGTGGCTCTTCTCCACCAAGTTCCAAACCGCCAGCGAGGAGCTCGCCGCTTACATACTTCTGAGCCAACAGACTTCAATGATGATGAACCGTTACAGCAGGCAGAAGCTTTTGACAATCTTAACTTTCGGTCTACTAAGACTGCAGAGATCAGCACGTATCCAGAATTCTCATCCATTCCACAGTCATCATCTCAAGATGGATTTTCTGTTCTGATCCATTTGAAAGCCCCCAGTGCTAGTTCAGTCCAGGTCACTGGCAGTTTGGTCAATGAAAGCTCAGTTCGCCCCCCAAACCGCCGTGCTCCTGTTGATCTTGTCACTGTGATTGATGTTAGTGGAAGTATGGCAGGCACCAAGCTGGCGCTGCTAAAGCGGGCAATGGGTTTTGTTGTTCAACACCTTGGCCCGTCAGATCGCCTTTCTGTGATTGCTTTCTCATCTGCTGCTCGAAGGCTTTTCCACCTTCAACGAATGACGCATCATGGCAGGCAGCAGGCTCTGCAGGCCATTAACTCGCTTGGTGCTGGTGGTGGTACAAACATTGCTGATGGACTCAAGAAAGCTACAAAGGTGATTGAGGATCGCAGCTATAAGAACTCAGTGTGCAGTATCATTCTTCTGTCTGATGGGCAAGATACCTACAGTGTTTCCTCAAATGTTCGAGGGGGCTCTGCAGATTATGGATCACTTGTCCCACCATCTATTCTTAATGATGCACGCCGGATGTTGCCTATTCATGCTTTTGGATTTGGAGCAGACCATGATTCAGACTCCTTGCATTCAATTGCTGAAGCTTCTGGTGGCACATTTTCCTTCATCGAAGATGAAGGCGTGATGCAAGATGCATTTGCTCAATGTATCGGTGGTCTTCTTAGTGTTGTCGTACAGGAGATGCGACTTAACATGGAGTGCGTTCATCCTGGTGTTCAACTCTGTTCCATCAAATCTGGTAGCTACCCAAGCAAGGTGACAAGAGATGGACGGAGTTGTTCAGTTGATATTGGCCATCTGTACGCTGATGAGGAGAGAGACATACTGCTGTCTGTGAACATCCCACAGTGTCATGAAGAGACCTCGCTGTTAAAGGTTGCTTGTTCATACAAGGATCTAGTAACAAATGAGACCATCAAGTTTCAAGGCGATGAGGTAAAAATCAACAGGACGACATCAACCATATCTGAAGCTGTATCCATTGAGGTTGATCGCGAGAGGAACCGTATACAAGCAGCTGAGTCTATTGAATCTGCACGGTCTGCCGCAGAGAGGGGTGCTCTCTCTGAGGCTGTGACCATTCTCGAGGACTGCCGGAGGAGATTATCGGAGTCTTTTGCAAGCCAGAGTGGGGACCGTCTATCCATGGCCCTTGATGCAGAACTGAGGGAGATGCAGGAGAGGATGGCAAGCCGCCAGCTCTATGAAGCTTCAGGGAGGGCGTACATGCTATCTGGACTGAGTTCACATTCTTGGCAGCGAGCGACAACACGCGGAGACTCGACAGATAGCAGCACTGTCGTTCACTCCTATCAGACACCATCCATGGTTGAGATGCTACAGCATTCTCAGAGCTATATCCCTTTGCCtcagggccaaaggccacaagtcCGGCCAGCCAGGTCGTCGGGAAGGTAG